A single window of Heptranchias perlo isolate sHepPer1 unplaced genomic scaffold, sHepPer1.hap1 HAP1_SCAFFOLD_79, whole genome shotgun sequence DNA harbors:
- the LOC137319266 gene encoding probable G-protein coupled receptor 139, with protein MTKEIESKMNQKSLAYDRHQANNASENQAEYGKFRGEVKKNMRVNLVAIVILSRGKCGLSKCISRYLVAMAVADLLVIITEVLMWRMAEIFFPQTFLSIAPMCSLNVVFVFATTVISVWLTVTFTFDRFVAISCEKLKAKYCTERTAAVVIGTVSVLGSLKCIPWYFTYEPQHIIGSVPWGCTRKPSFYTSATWAAFELTFYLVTPCLPFVFVLLFNVLTARHILAASRVRRGLRGHSNGEDHKDLEMENRRKSIILLFSISGSFILLWVTEIVFYTYQRITNTYDYSSNDPPYITERAGVMLQLLSSCTNTCIYVLTQNKFREELKNGVKYPLNVIIKFVNNRNS; from the exons atgacgaaagagatagagagtaagatgaaccaGAAAAGTCTGGCTTATGACAGACATCAGGCTAAtaatgcaagtgagaaccaggctgaatatggaaagttcagaggagaagtgaaaaagaatatgaggg ttaacttggtggcgattgtgatcctgtcccgaggaaagtgcggtctctctaaatgcatcagtcgctacctggtggcgatggcagtggccgatctcctggtcatcATCACTGAGGTGTTAATGTGGCGGATGGCAGAAATATTTTTCCCACAGACTTTCCTCTCCATCGCTCCAATGTGTTCTCTGAATGTCGTGTTCGTTTTTGCAACGACAGtgatttctgtctggctcacagtcacattcacctttgatcgatttgtggccatcagctgtgagaagctgaaagcaaaatattgcaccgagagaactgcGGCCGTGGTtataggaacagtgagtgtgctgggctctTTAAAATGTATACCCTGGTACTTCACATACGAACCTCAGCATATAATTGGAAGTGTGCCATGGGGTTGCACGCGAAAACCGAGCTTTTATACCTCAGCCACATGGGCAGCATTTGAATTAACTTTTTATCTTGTAACTCCGTGCCTcccttttgtttttgttttactgttcaatgttctcactgcCAGGCAtattttagcggccagtagagtccgcaggggactccggggccatAGTAACGGAGAGGATCATAAGGATTTAGAGATGgaaaaccgaaggaaatccatcattttactcttcagtatatcaggaagTTTTATACTGCTTTGGGTAACAGAAATTGTATTTTATACGTATCAGCGGATTACAAACACTTATGATTATTCCAGCAACGACCCTCCATATATCACTGAAAGGGCCGGagtgatgctgcagcttctcagttcctgcacaaacacgtgtatttatgtcctgacccagaataaattcagagaggagctgaagaacggggtgaaatacccactcaatgtAATTATTAAATTCGTAAATAATAGAAACAGCTGA